In a genomic window of Bradyrhizobium ontarionense:
- a CDS encoding 3' terminal RNA ribose 2'-O-methyltransferase Hen1 — protein sequence MFLSIATTHQPATDLGYLLNKHPDRLHELALTYGKALIVYPEASESRCEAALVLDVDPIGLVRGKGQSDGLLDQYVNDRPYAASSFLSVALNKAFRTAMNGVSSARQELADSAIPLEAVVTPLPLRGGEAVLRQLFEPLGWQMELAPVPGPQGDPSSRYVRLTLRGSARLSALLNHLYVLIPVMDDAKHYWVGDEEIDKLLKRGEGWLDAHPAKELIVRRYLRHRGVLARAALARLAPETQDEALDPDARSETEDTLETPIRLNDLRMAAAVEALRATGAKTIADLGCGEGKLLQLLVRERWVERVIGLDPAARELERASKRLKLGLPGGPQEGRITLLHGSLTYRDDRWAGADAAALVEVIEHLDPDRLPLVERVVFGAARPRAVIVTTPNADYNALFPSLPAGQFRHRDHRFEWTRAEFADWAQRICTSFNYQVAVSGIGHHDETLGAPTQMAVFTR from the coding sequence ATGTTTCTGTCCATCGCCACGACACATCAGCCCGCCACCGATCTCGGCTACCTGCTCAACAAGCATCCCGACAGGCTGCATGAGCTCGCGCTCACCTATGGCAAGGCGCTGATCGTCTATCCCGAGGCCAGCGAGAGCCGCTGCGAGGCGGCGCTGGTGCTCGACGTCGATCCGATCGGTCTCGTGCGCGGCAAGGGCCAGAGCGACGGGCTGCTCGATCAATATGTCAACGACCGGCCCTACGCCGCGTCGTCCTTCCTCTCCGTCGCCTTGAACAAGGCGTTCCGGACCGCGATGAACGGCGTCAGCAGCGCGCGCCAGGAGCTCGCCGACAGCGCCATTCCGCTCGAAGCGGTCGTGACGCCGCTGCCGCTGCGCGGCGGCGAAGCCGTGCTGCGGCAGCTGTTCGAGCCGTTGGGCTGGCAAATGGAGCTGGCGCCGGTGCCTGGACCGCAGGGCGATCCATCGAGCCGCTATGTCCGACTGACCTTGCGCGGCAGCGCCCGGCTCAGCGCGCTCTTGAACCATCTCTACGTGCTGATCCCGGTGATGGACGACGCCAAGCACTACTGGGTCGGCGATGAGGAGATCGACAAGCTGCTCAAGCGCGGCGAAGGCTGGCTCGACGCGCATCCGGCCAAGGAGCTGATCGTGCGCCGCTACCTGCGCCATCGCGGCGTGCTCGCACGCGCGGCGCTGGCGCGGCTGGCGCCGGAGACGCAGGATGAGGCGCTCGATCCCGATGCGCGCAGCGAGACCGAGGACACGCTGGAGACGCCGATCCGGCTCAATGACCTGCGCATGGCCGCCGCCGTCGAGGCGCTGCGCGCCACCGGCGCCAAGACGATCGCCGATCTCGGCTGCGGCGAAGGCAAGCTGCTGCAGCTTCTCGTCCGCGAGCGCTGGGTGGAGCGCGTGATCGGGCTCGATCCCGCCGCCCGCGAGCTCGAGCGCGCGTCCAAGCGGCTGAAGCTGGGCTTGCCGGGCGGCCCTCAGGAGGGCCGTATCACGCTGCTGCATGGCTCGCTGACCTATCGCGACGACCGCTGGGCCGGCGCCGACGCCGCGGCGCTGGTCGAGGTGATCGAGCATCTCGATCCCGACCGGCTGCCGCTGGTCGAGCGCGTCGTGTTCGGCGCCGCGCGCCCGCGCGCCGTCATCGTGACCACGCCGAACGCCGACTACAACGCGTTGTTTCCGAGCCTTCCCGCCGGTCAGTTCCGCCATCGCGATCACCGCTTCGAGTGGACGCGCGCCGAATTCGCCGATTGGGCGCAACGCATCTGCACAAGCTTCAACTATCAAGTCGCCGTCTCCGGCATCGGCCATCACGACGAAACGTTGGGCGCGCCGACCCAGATGGCCGTCTTCACCCGCTGA